A single genomic interval of Bacteroidales bacterium harbors:
- a CDS encoding SusC/RagA family TonB-linked outer membrane protein has protein sequence MSHKINIGRIPVLIFVGILLLGFSHKVSAQDTTIVTGKVFDHMKRPLKDISVSIAGSFELPYVTNENGEFTIFSTSPSDWIILSPANTFKAKRVYLNGRKQLDIYLTALDMASDEDEVIIMSRPVKKRNIAAAFSSVDMKFLTGIKPVTIDEYFQGLMAGANVVKRSGHPSSGAFMTIRGINSLNAGNQPLYIVDGIPATPNGVFSSNVNGFTFNPMVEVNPHDVSALTVIKDPAITAAYGSRGSNGLVLIETLDPSVTQTVIQLDLNTGLLLAPADKIPQLNATQHKTLLQEVLFSSGKLEENLILEYPNLYLEPDDKRFIDYQHNTNWQNEIFRNSLSQNVNIMVKGGDEIATYGLSFGLMNNSGVIKKTDYKGYNLRFVSKLNVFRWMKMNAGVSLNYNKSNMKDAATSRETSPILTALGKSPMLNPYQYDEQGKEITTVAEVDELGVSNPVAVINNYEAKNTNTSFVYYMGMDATINSRISLKSKFNFTYNMMKEQIFQPNHGMEHYYNNEAHNVAKAATDVFRSFYNNTYLNINRSIGEHHNLSSMTGFNLQTNNFEYDWGLTKNAPMNDQYRTLADGRDDLREIGGQNRKWNWFSLYENLFYSYKDKYIITASLSFDGSSRVGNDAANTIKLGDVPFGLFYSAGVAWRLSSESFLKNNSWLEDFKWRLSYGMTGNDDIGESSASNYYKAVRFRETVGLYPAVITNTKLTYEKVSQLNTGIDISLWGNRFSGTVDVFRSQTKNMLIYSPVNPYMGYDYRMENSGKMKNTGYEFSLFGRLMDKKEFKWDVQVFLTHVKNSVIDIKGSKLITELNGLEIVNMEGAPANSFYGYVFRGVFASTTDAEASGLINDKGMPYHAGDAIYADLSGPLGTPDGVINNFDKKAIGSSLPDLTGSVVNSFSYKGFTLNAIIQFVTGNELFNFVRYNNERMSGLDNQSQYVLNRWQYEGQVTDVPRALWNDPMGNSAFSTRWIEDGSYVRLKNVSISYKLPKEFLTFKSAEFYASANNLMTLTKYLGYDPEFSYSYMQIHQGIDYGMTPQSRQFIVGVKLGL, from the coding sequence ATGTCACACAAAATTAATATTGGCCGAATACCTGTTCTAATTTTTGTCGGTATCCTTCTACTTGGATTTTCACATAAGGTAAGTGCGCAGGATACCACTATCGTCACCGGTAAGGTATTCGATCACATGAAAAGACCTCTTAAGGACATATCAGTGAGTATTGCCGGTTCATTTGAATTGCCTTATGTGACAAACGAAAACGGTGAATTCACAATATTTTCTACTTCACCTTCAGACTGGATTATTCTTTCTCCTGCAAACACATTCAAGGCAAAAAGAGTCTATCTGAATGGAAGAAAACAATTGGATATTTATCTGACTGCCCTGGATATGGCTTCAGATGAGGATGAGGTTATCATCATGTCCAGGCCGGTTAAAAAGAGAAATATTGCAGCTGCCTTTTCTTCTGTGGATATGAAATTTCTTACAGGAATAAAACCTGTAACAATTGATGAATATTTCCAGGGACTGATGGCCGGTGCAAATGTTGTAAAAAGGTCAGGTCATCCTTCAAGTGGTGCATTCATGACAATACGAGGCATTAACTCGCTGAATGCAGGTAATCAACCGTTATATATTGTGGATGGAATTCCTGCAACTCCTAACGGTGTTTTCAGTTCAAACGTTAATGGATTCACATTCAATCCTATGGTTGAAGTGAACCCTCACGATGTTTCAGCCCTGACTGTTATTAAGGATCCTGCCATTACTGCCGCTTATGGATCAAGAGGTTCGAACGGCCTTGTTTTGATCGAAACTTTGGATCCGAGTGTAACCCAAACAGTAATTCAGCTTGATCTGAATACAGGCCTTTTACTGGCACCTGCTGATAAGATCCCGCAGCTCAATGCCACACAGCATAAGACTCTGTTACAGGAAGTTCTTTTTTCTTCGGGCAAACTGGAAGAAAATCTGATACTGGAATATCCGAACCTTTATCTTGAACCGGATGACAAACGATTTATTGACTACCAGCATAACACAAACTGGCAGAATGAAATTTTCAGGAATTCACTTTCACAGAATGTGAATATCATGGTAAAGGGAGGTGATGAAATAGCCACATACGGACTTTCCTTTGGACTGATGAATAACAGCGGTGTCATTAAGAAAACCGATTATAAAGGATATAACCTGAGATTTGTAAGCAAATTGAATGTGTTCAGATGGATGAAAATGAACGCAGGCGTATCTCTGAATTACAATAAATCGAATATGAAGGATGCTGCAACATCCAGGGAAACAAGTCCGATTTTAACAGCTCTCGGCAAATCGCCAATGTTAAATCCTTACCAGTATGACGAACAGGGTAAAGAAATTACAACCGTTGCCGAAGTGGATGAACTTGGAGTCAGCAACCCTGTTGCCGTTATCAATAATTATGAAGCCAAAAATACAAATACGAGCTTTGTATATTATATGGGCATGGACGCTACAATTAACAGCAGAATATCGCTGAAGAGTAAGTTCAATTTTACCTATAATATGATGAAAGAGCAGATCTTTCAGCCCAACCACGGGATGGAGCATTATTACAATAACGAAGCACATAACGTAGCCAAAGCTGCAACCGACGTATTCAGAAGTTTCTATAACAATACCTATTTAAATATTAACCGTTCCATCGGCGAACATCACAATCTTTCGTCAATGACCGGGTTTAACCTTCAGACCAATAATTTTGAATACGACTGGGGATTAACAAAAAATGCTCCTATGAATGACCAGTACCGGACTCTTGCTGACGGTCGTGACGACTTAAGGGAAATCGGCGGACAAAACAGGAAATGGAACTGGTTCTCACTTTATGAAAATTTGTTCTATTCCTATAAGGATAAATATATCATTACAGCCAGCCTATCGTTTGACGGATCATCCCGTGTGGGTAATGATGCTGCCAATACAATCAAGTTGGGTGATGTTCCTTTCGGATTATTTTATTCAGCGGGAGTTGCATGGAGGTTGTCGAGCGAGTCATTCCTGAAGAATAATTCATGGCTCGAAGACTTTAAATGGAGGTTGTCTTATGGTATGACAGGAAATGATGACATTGGAGAATCCAGTGCATCCAATTATTATAAAGCTGTAAGATTCCGCGAAACAGTTGGTTTGTATCCCGCAGTTATTACGAATACAAAACTAACCTATGAAAAGGTCAGCCAGCTGAATACAGGAATTGACATTTCTCTTTGGGGTAACCGGTTCTCCGGTACCGTTGACGTATTCCGTTCACAAACCAAAAATATGCTGATTTATAGTCCGGTGAACCCTTATATGGGCTATGATTACCGGATGGAAAATTCAGGTAAGATGAAAAATACGGGCTACGAATTTTCACTTTTCGGCAGGTTGATGGATAAAAAGGAATTCAAGTGGGATGTCCAGGTATTTTTGACTCACGTGAAGAACAGTGTTATTGATATCAAAGGATCAAAGCTCATTACAGAGCTCAATGGACTTGAGATTGTGAATATGGAAGGCGCTCCGGCAAACAGTTTTTACGGATATGTTTTCAGGGGCGTTTTTGCTTCTACAACTGATGCCGAAGCATCCGGCCTTATAAATGATAAAGGTATGCCTTACCATGCAGGCGATGCAATATATGCTGACCTTTCCGGACCCCTTGGAACCCCGGATGGTGTTATTAATAATTTCGATAAAAAAGCTATTGGCTCGTCCCTGCCTGACCTCACAGGAAGTGTTGTCAATTCGTTCTCATACAAAGGTTTTACTCTGAATGCCATTATTCAGTTTGTTACCGGGAATGAGCTTTTCAATTTTGTCAGGTACAACAATGAACGGATGTCAGGTCTGGACAATCAAAGCCAGTATGTGTTGAACAGGTGGCAATATGAAGGACAGGTTACCGATGTTCCAAGGGCATTATGGAATGACCCCATGGGCAACAGTGCATTTTCAACACGCTGGATTGAGGACGGTTCCTATGTACGATTGAAAAATGTATCAATAAGCTACAAGCTTCCCAAGGAATTCCTTACTTTCAAAAGTGCTGAATTCTACGCGTCAGCGAACAACCTGATGACTTTAACGAAATACCTCGGATATGACCCGGAATTCAGTTATTCATATATGCAGATTCACCAGGGGATTGACTATGGAATGACACCCCAATCCCGCCAATTCATTGTAGGTGTTAAACTTGGATTATAA